Within the Planctomycetota bacterium genome, the region CAAGAGCGATTACTGTCGCTCGACGCCTATCGTGGCCTGATCATGACGGCCCTAATGTTCAATGGCTTTGGCCTGGCGGCTGCGGCCAAGAATCATGTGGCCCTGAACCAAGCGGCCCATGAGCCGATCGCCTTTTGGAGCGCCGTGCAGTACCAGTTCAGCCATGTCGAGTGGCGGGGCTGCGCGTTCTGGGATCTGATCCAGCCGTCGTTCATGTTCATGGTCGGCGTGTCGATGGCCTATTCGTATCTGAAGCGTCAGCAGCAAGGCGCGTCGTGGATCGGCATGTTCGCCCACGCTTGCTGGCGGGCCGTGATCCTGGTCGCTCTAGGTGTATTTCTCACCTCGGGCAGTGCGTCAGCGACCGAGTGGCAGTTTATGAATGTGCTGTCGCAGATCGGCTTGGGCTATCCGTTCCTTTATTTGATGTGGCGGCGGCCAACGTGGCTGCAAGGCGTGGTGGCGGCGGTGCTGTTGGTCGGCGCTTGGATCGCCTACGCCACGTACCCGACGCAAGGAATCAACTTCGAGACGGGCAACCCCAAGGCCGGCGTCACGGCCCAGTGGGCGCAAGCGCATCTCGAATCGCTCCCACCGGTCTGGCACAAGAACGCCAACGTCGGCCAGGCCGTCGACCTGAAAGTCCTGAACGAACTCCCGCGCGGCAAGCCGTTCGAGTTCAACGCCGGCGGCTATCAGACCATCAATTTCATCACTTCGCTGGCCACGATGATCTTTGGTCTGATGTGCGGCGAGTTGCTGCGAACGTCTCGCTCGCCGTCGCAAAAAACAATCATGCTCGTCGCGGCCGGCCTTGGCGGATTGGGCTTGGGGCTCATCTGCTCGCAATTGGGCTGCCCGCTGGTGAAGCGCATCTGGACGCCGTCGTGGGCGCTGTTTTCGACCGGCTGGTGCTGCTTGATGCTGGCCGGGTTCTACATGGTGATCGACGTGCTCAAGTGGCGCTGGTGGACGTTCCCGCTGATCGTGGTGGGGATGAACTCGATTGCCAGCTACCTCTTGGGCCAACTCCTGAAGCCGTGGATGTTGAAGACGTTGCAAACCCACCTGGGGAGCGAATCGGCCGGTAAGCTGCTGTTTGGCTGGACTGGCAAGTTCGACGCGGCCGCCGTAAAGCACGGCATCTTTGGCCTGGTGCCGGCCGCCGATTTGCCCATTCTGCAAAACGTCCTGGTCGGGCTGGTGTTCTGGCTGGTGCTGTTGTGGATGTATCGCCGCAAGATCTTTTTGCGCATCTAACGGCGCGCATACCGCGCCTGACCCTCCTACCTAATTCGCTTCGACTCGAACGTATCGGCGCCTTTGAAAATGTCTTCGCTGGTCATCCGCACCTATCGACCTGACGACCTGGCAGCCCTCAAACGGTTGACGGTCGAGTCGTTTGGCGAGGTGACACTCGAGCAAGACGTCGAGCGCGTGCTGGGCGTGTTGAACGAACATGATTGGCGCTGGCGCAAAGCCCGGCACATCGACGAAGACGTCGCAGCCAACCCCGCCGGCGTGTTCGTGGCCGAGTCCGCCGGCGCGGTTGTCGGCTACGTCACCACCCGCGTCGATCGCGAGGCCGGCAAGGGACGCATTCCCAACCTGGCCGTGTCGGCCGAAATGCGCGGCCAGGGACTCGGTCGCCAGTTGGTTGAATACGCGCTCGATTATTTCCGCCGCGAGGGGCTGGCGTACGCCATGATCGAAACGATGGCCCAAAACGCGGTCGGCAACCGGCTTTATCCATCATGCGGGTTCATCGAAGTCGCCCGCCAGGTCCATTTCGCCCGCAAACTGTAAGGAACTCCCACGATGTCAACCGCCCGATTCTCAATCGCTTGTGTCGTAGTCGTTGCGGCCGCTGCTTTGGCCGCCCACTGGTCGACTAGTCAGGCGCAACAAGCTCCGGCCAGCGGTCGCTTGCCCGGCGCGGTCGCCACGATCGACGCCGCCAATTACCCGTCGATCCAAGCGGCGATCGACGCCTTGCCCAAGACCGGCGGCGTGGTCCAATTGCCGGCCGGCACGTTTGAGATCAACGAGCCGCTAGTAGTCGAACAAGAAGACACGCTCCTGATCGGCCAGGGGACCGGCACCAACATCAAGAACGTGAACACCGCCGGCAAGTCGACCCTTGTCATTCGCCCCAAAGGGTACGCCGAGAACAAGAAGGCCCGCGTCTGGCGCGTGCAGGTGCAGAACCTCCGCCTGACCGGCAACGAGAAATGCGGCCACGGTATCGACGCCACCGGCATCAACGAAATCTTCCTGAATGGCATTACCGTCAGCTACCACGGCGGTCACGGCATCCGTCTGGATCAATGCTACGAAGACCCGCGCGTTTGCAATTCGTTGATTACTTACAACAAGCAAAGCGGGCTCGAGATCCTGGGCGGGCACGACATCGTCGTGGCGGCCAATCACTTCGAAGAGAACTTGGACGCGGTTCGCTGCCTGGACAGCTTCAACCTGTGCATGTCGGGTAACAACGTGGACGATCACCTGCGCCATGGCGTGGTCATCGAGAACACCTACGGGTCGATCGTGTCGAGCAACATGATCGAGGAATGCGAAGACACCGCCATCATCCTCGATCGGGACTGCTACGGGATCACCCTGGCGGCCAACGTGATCGCCCACCACAAGAAGGGAGGCATCGACCTGCGCGACGCCCACGGTTGCTCGGTCACTGGCAATAGCTTCCCGCTGGTCTGGGCCCGGGCGCTGGCGGTTGGACCCGAGAGCGATCGAATCACAATCACCGGCAACACCTTCAGCGACAGCTACGTCGGCCAAGGGCGAGTCTTCCGCACCGATAAGCAACCATCGAGCGGCATCATCCTGGACTCGACCACCGACATCGTGATCACGGGCAACACCTTCGCCGGCCTGCAAACCAAGGCCGTCGAGCTAGCGGGTAAGCCAAGCCGCCGGGTGACGTTCACCGGCAATGTGTTGACCGACGTTGACAGCGACGTGTCGAAGCTGGTCGACTCGCAAGTCAGCAGCAACATCACCAGCGCGTCGCCCGCCCAGTGAAAATTGAGGCTTACACTTCTCCCTCCCAGGGAAAGGTCGGCGAGCGCAGCGAGTCGGGTGAGGGTAGAAATGTTGCGGCTAATGACGTCTCTACCCTCCCCCAGCCCCTCCCTGTCAGGGAGAGGTGTTATTCGCTCGGCTTGCCAGGCGACCGAACATGGCAACCTTTGGTCTGGGCACGATATAATGGTGACGCCCTCCTACCGGACTTAGCCCCGTCCAGTTCCCGCCAATGAAATCAGTCGCTGTTCTCTTGTTGCTGATTTGTGCCGCACCGCTGGCGGCTGCCGAACCGGTGCGCTATGAGCAGGATATTCACCCCTTGCTGGCGGCGCATTGCGTCAAGTGCCACGGCCCCGACAAGCAGCAAGCCGAGTTGCGGGTCGATTCGGTCGCCGGACTGACCACGGGCGGCAACACCGGACCAGCGATCATTCCTGGCAAGAGCGTCGAGAGTCTGCTGATCGAAGCGGTCGCCGGCGGGGACGACGCCTCGCCGATGCCCCCCGAGGGGCCGCGACTCAAGCCGACCGAGATCGCGCTGCTGAAGCAATGGATCGATCAAGGGGCCAAGGGCCCGACCGTCGAGGCGCCAGCCGCCGCCAAGCCGGTGGTCAGCAAGCACTGGGCCTATCAACCGATCGCCAACCCCGCGCCCCCGACAACGAAGCAAGCCACCTGGGCCCGCAACCCGATCGACCAGTTCGTTCTGGCGAAGGTCGAAGCGGCTGGCCTCGCCCCCTCGCCCGAGGCCGATCGCTCGACGCTGTTGCGCCGCCTTTCGCTCGATCTGACCGGCTTGCCGCCGACGCCCGAGGAGCTTGACGCCTTTTTGTCCGATACATCGGCCGGAGCTTACGAAGCCGCGGTCGAACGCCTGCTCGCGTCGCCTCACTATGGCGAGCATTGGGGGCGCTATTGGCTCGACGCCGCCCGCTATGCCGACTCGAACGGCTACACGATCGACAGCGCGCGGACGATGTGGAAATACCGCGATTGGGTCATTGACGCCATTAATCGGGATTTGCCGTTTGACCAGTTCACGGTCGAGCAATTAGCCGGCGACATGTTGCCCGACGCCACGATCGACCAGCGCGTGGCCACCGGCTTTCATCGCAACACACTGCGCAACGAGGAAGGTGGCACCGACCAGGAACAATTCCGCGTCGAAGCGGTGGTCGACCGCGTCAGCACGACCGGCAGCGTGTTCCTGGGGCTGACGCTCGGCTGTGCCCGGTGTCACGACCACAAATACGACGCCATCTCGCAGCGCGAGTTTTATCAGTACTTCGCCATCTTCAATAACGCCGACGAGCCGGCCTTGCCCTTGCCGACCAATCAGCAAACCAAGGAAGAACCGGCCATTGCCGCTGAGATCGCCCAAACCGAAAAACGTCTGGCCGACGTCGATCAGAGCGGCATCGGCCGGCAAAAGGACTGGGAAGCGCGGTTATTGGCCGAGGTCGATCTACTGGCCGGTGATAACAAATCTCCGGAAGTGCTGGCGGTGCTGAGTCCGATGATGATCACGCTGCGCGTCGCGCCCGATAAGCGATCGGCGGCCCAGGTGAAACTCCTGCGCGATGAGTTCCAGAAGCACGATTCCGAGCGGATTCCGGTGATGCAGGCCCTCAACGACCTGAAAGAGCGCCACAAACAACTCAAGGCCAAGGTCACGACAGCCCTAGTGATGCGCGAGCGGGCCGAGCCGCGCGTGACGCACGTTCACCTCCGCGGCGATTTCCTCCGCCCCGGCGCGGTCGTGCAACCCAACGTGATGGCCGTGTTGCCTCGCTTGGAACATGAAGGCAAGTCCGCGAGTCGGCTCGACTTTGCCCGCTGGCTGATCGGCAAACAGAACCCGCTCACCGCGCGGGTGACGGTCAATCGGGTCTGGCAGCGCTACTTTGGCCAAGGAATCGTCGGCACGGAAAACGACTTTGGCGTGCAAGGGGACCGGCCGACCCACCCCGAGCTGCTCGACTGGCTGGCCACGCGGTTCATGCAACAAGGCTGGAGCATGAAACAACTGCACCGTCTGATCGTCACCAGCGCCACGTACCGGCAATCGTCCCACGCTCGAGCCGACATCGCGCAGAAGGATCCGTACAACAAGCTGCTCGCGCGCCAAGCGCGCCTGCGACTCGAAGCCGAGATGATTCGTGACGCGGCCCTGGTCAGCAGCGGGCTGTTGTCGCGCGAGGTCGGCGGCCCGGGCGTTTACCCACCGCAACCCAAAGCGATGTTCAGCTTCACCCAGACCGCCAAGTATTGGGCCGAGAGCAAGGACGAAGACCGCTACCGCCGCGCGATGTAC harbors:
- a CDS encoding PSD1 domain-containing protein — translated: MKSVAVLLLLICAAPLAAAEPVRYEQDIHPLLAAHCVKCHGPDKQQAELRVDSVAGLTTGGNTGPAIIPGKSVESLLIEAVAGGDDASPMPPEGPRLKPTEIALLKQWIDQGAKGPTVEAPAAAKPVVSKHWAYQPIANPAPPTTKQATWARNPIDQFVLAKVEAAGLAPSPEADRSTLLRRLSLDLTGLPPTPEELDAFLSDTSAGAYEAAVERLLASPHYGEHWGRYWLDAARYADSNGYTIDSARTMWKYRDWVIDAINRDLPFDQFTVEQLAGDMLPDATIDQRVATGFHRNTLRNEEGGTDQEQFRVEAVVDRVSTTGSVFLGLTLGCARCHDHKYDAISQREFYQYFAIFNNADEPALPLPTNQQTKEEPAIAAEIAQTEKRLADVDQSGIGRQKDWEARLLAEVDLLAGDNKSPEVLAVLSPMMITLRVAPDKRSAAQVKLLRDEFQKHDSERIPVMQALNDLKERHKQLKAKVTTALVMRERAEPRVTHVHLRGDFLRPGAVVQPNVMAVLPRLEHEGKSASRLDFARWLIGKQNPLTARVTVNRVWQRYFGQGIVGTENDFGVQGDRPTHPELLDWLATRFMQQGWSMKQLHRLIVTSATYRQSSHARADIAQKDPYNKLLARQARLRLEAEMIRDAALVSSGLLSREVGGPGVYPPQPKAMFSFTQTAKYWAESKDEDRYRRAMYTFFWRSSPYPFLTVFDAPDANTTCTRRVRSNTPLQALTLANDPAFVEFAVALAARMLNTSAKDDIARVRAGARFTLSRDPTEAEEKTLVDYLKKQRQSFVAKPDAARQVAAGKALAGFEPVEAASWVGVGRVLLNLDEFVTRE
- a CDS encoding DUF5009 domain-containing protein yields the protein MAESTLLERPTQPPAKPASSPAANPPVTAAGQERLLSLDAYRGLIMTALMFNGFGLAAAAKNHVALNQAAHEPIAFWSAVQYQFSHVEWRGCAFWDLIQPSFMFMVGVSMAYSYLKRQQQGASWIGMFAHACWRAVILVALGVFLTSGSASATEWQFMNVLSQIGLGYPFLYLMWRRPTWLQGVVAAVLLVGAWIAYATYPTQGINFETGNPKAGVTAQWAQAHLESLPPVWHKNANVGQAVDLKVLNELPRGKPFEFNAGGYQTINFITSLATMIFGLMCGELLRTSRSPSQKTIMLVAAGLGGLGLGLICSQLGCPLVKRIWTPSWALFSTGWCCLMLAGFYMVIDVLKWRWWTFPLIVVGMNSIASYLLGQLLKPWMLKTLQTHLGSESAGKLLFGWTGKFDAAAVKHGIFGLVPAADLPILQNVLVGLVFWLVLLWMYRRKIFLRI
- a CDS encoding right-handed parallel beta-helix repeat-containing protein; protein product: MSTARFSIACVVVVAAAALAAHWSTSQAQQAPASGRLPGAVATIDAANYPSIQAAIDALPKTGGVVQLPAGTFEINEPLVVEQEDTLLIGQGTGTNIKNVNTAGKSTLVIRPKGYAENKKARVWRVQVQNLRLTGNEKCGHGIDATGINEIFLNGITVSYHGGHGIRLDQCYEDPRVCNSLITYNKQSGLEILGGHDIVVAANHFEENLDAVRCLDSFNLCMSGNNVDDHLRHGVVIENTYGSIVSSNMIEECEDTAIILDRDCYGITLAANVIAHHKKGGIDLRDAHGCSVTGNSFPLVWARALAVGPESDRITITGNTFSDSYVGQGRVFRTDKQPSSGIILDSTTDIVITGNTFAGLQTKAVELAGKPSRRVTFTGNVLTDVDSDVSKLVDSQVSSNITSASPAQ
- a CDS encoding GNAT family N-acetyltransferase, producing the protein MSSLVIRTYRPDDLAALKRLTVESFGEVTLEQDVERVLGVLNEHDWRWRKARHIDEDVAANPAGVFVAESAGAVVGYVTTRVDREAGKGRIPNLAVSAEMRGQGLGRQLVEYALDYFRREGLAYAMIETMAQNAVGNRLYPSCGFIEVARQVHFARKL